The genome window TCTGAGATGACAATAGCACACAATTTGTAAAGCTTTGTTTGCTATTCATTCTGGTTAGATTTCTAAAGTCACATAATGTTCAAATAAAGGGCTATTCTGTCAAATTAGCACAGCAAAGTAAGGAACTTAAAGTCACACCTTAAAAAAGCACAACCGATGCAGcttaatttaacttttattcttattatttttttattttagaatagACTCTTTGCTTGCCAAATAGTCATATGTTTCTAGTTCCAAGCAATTCTTCTTGAAACAAGCTACAGTTTCAAGGACCAAAACCAATAAGAAGTGATGACAATGGctgttaaaacaaatatttcaaagtAACACATCACTATCTGACAATAATATCAAAACCTCAGTTCTCATTATGGGATATACAGTATAGAtctttttaaacaacaatatacaactatattaatattaatcacACCTCTGCCTGTAACAGCATAACACTATGTGTGTGCCAGTGCAATGCAATGCTGCCATCCAGTGATCACATGGTGAAAACACATGGAAAGTAATGGTGTATTTCTGAATGGCAAACCAACCAATGCCTCTTCAAGGTTGAATATGAAATTCTAATTGCAAGCTATTCCGAATTTATTCTTGGTGTATATTACtttttgtaatgttaaaaattGTTAGAAATAAGATTTTTATGATTATTGCTTCAAAtactaaaaatactaaacaaatGAAATTCACAGTAGACTTAGACTTTGATACTGTACTGCTTGAGTATGTCAAGACTTTAACCATTCTGTCAGACTTTGTTTTGTTATCCCCATCAATGGGTGTAAGTGTCAGATTGATGGTTTTGGAATGTTATAGACTTTGTAGGATACAAAAACCAACTTTAATTTCCAAAAAGTGTGGGATGAAGGAGTTTCTGGAGCTATTGACCAGCTGACTTCTGGTTCTACTCAAATTGTCTCTGAGTTTCTCATCCTTTTTGAAAATGTACCATTATTTAGCTACAACACATGACATATATGTTATAGCTTAATAATGTTATGTATGTTTGTGCTACACAAACAGCTTCTGCTTGACTTTAGACTACTCTCAACCTTTGCCCTTAGATTAACATTGGAGCATTAACCCTCTATGGTAGACTGAGATCCCTATACTAATCCCATTTAACTGTCAAAGCTAATTGATGAGAGCAGACAAAGTAGAAATAATAGTCTAAGAatattgctttaatttaaagtttgaatCGCACACTTTTGTGGATGTGCTATGTACACTATAAAGTTCTCCCTGAGAGGGGAATTAGCCTCAACATTTGCAGGAACCTTAGTGAAAGAGGGCGGTAATGCTCTTATAAAGGTTGATCTTGGCGTGCACTGTGACAAAGGTCACAAGCCATGGAGTTTCATTCTCTATTATCAATTGACTTACTGAATAGGGGAATGAGAGAATAGTCTAGAAGGATTAGTAATCATGTGGTTGAGAAAGAACAAAggtgaaagtgaagaaaatgcaaatgGTCAATGTCTGTGCAGTCAAATGTGTGCTATTCAAATTCTTCTGAGCTCACAGactttacaaatgtaaatagCTCTGAAAACTTTAAGCAAATATAATGTTGTTCTCTGGACCTGCTTGGACCAAACTGGGGTAATAACATTCATAAAGAAACTTTTGTACTGCTTCAGGAGTTGAGATCAATCTACTAAATCAGTCAGTCATGCAAATTAAACCTGGTGCAATACAATGAAACGTTTTCACCTTTACATCGAGTCTCTTACGAGCAGACTGCTTATTCATACGAAAAGCTCAGTTAATCACAGGCAAAATCCGTTTGAAAATGGACTGAGGATAACAAGAAGCAGTGGGGAGCAACCAAAAGCACCTTTACTCTCTGGACTTTTTCCAGTTAGGCTGTGGCTCACGGGCAGATCAAAGCTAGGATAATCCAAGGGCTGGATGATGTAGCTACTAGTGTATGGACCTAAATATGAAGGTAAGATCCAACAGTATGTCACActgataaatgtgtgtgttacagcGAAGCAAGACAAGGGTAGAGGTGAGATGAGTGTAAGAGGAAGATAGAATAGAGAAAAAGAAGCTGCGTTGAGTGTGTaccagagaagaagagggaggaggggaggtcTGTGGTTGGCGCACTGTTGTGTGACGTCAGCGGCTTGTTGGATTGAGGTGCTGTGTCCTGCTGATTTTAATCCTAACTCATTAAGGAACAGAGAGCAAGTGCCGGCACAAGCTCACTGGGAAAAGGGAGAAAGTGACAAGGGAACGAAGAAACACTTCAACCAAGGGAGATAAGTGGAGCTGATTAATGAGCTGAGAGACAAAAGAAGGCAgaatacaaacattttatttttgctttttaggCTCATGCCTGTTTTTACCCTTTCCCTTGCTTGTCCTATACGTCTTTACTCTCAATCTTAACGTGTGGCTTGTTCAAGCATGCCCACAAACGGAATCAACAGGGCCCTGAAGCTGCAGTTTGGCCTCATCAACTATGAGAACCGCTACTTGACGGCCGAGGGCTTTGGCTTCAAGGTGAACGCCTCAGGCACCagcatgaagaagaaacaaatctGGACCTTAGAACAGGACGAGCAAGATGGCCAGGTAGTTTTCCTCCGCAGCCACTTAGGACGCTATCTGGGCTCTGACAAAGATGGGAAGATCACATGTGCATCAGAGAAGCCCGAACCTGACTGCCGTTTCCTGATTGTAGCCCAGTCTGATGGTCGCTGGGCACTGCAGTCAGAGCCTTATCTGCGTTACTTTGGGGGCTCAGCTGACTACCTATCCTGCTTTGCCCAAGTCATTGGGGAACAAGAGCTGTGGGCTGTCCATTTGGCTTTACACCCACAGGCCAGCCTGCTCAGTGTGGCACGTAAGCGCTATGCCCATCTGTCTGCTTCTGATGGAGAAATCTCAGTGGACAGCAACATTCCCTGGGGAGTGGACTCCTTGGTCACCTTGGTTTACCTCGAGGGCAAGTACAGCCTCAAGACCTGTGACAACCGTTTCCTCAGCAATGACGGCAAATTGGTGAAGGAGAACACAAACAACACTTGCTTCACTCTAGAGCTGAAATCAGGCAAGCTGACCTTTAAGGACTGCGATGGAAAATATCTGACCCCAGTGGGACCCACAGGAACACTGCGTTCTGGTCGATGTTCTAAGCCGGGAAAAGATGAGCTATTTGATCTGGAAGAGAGTCACCCACAAGTAGTTTTTCAAGCTGCTAATAAAAGATTTGTCTCAGTCAAGCAAGGTAATTGGCACGTAACGTTGTCTtgagagagagaacaacatTAGTATATATAACATACATTCACAATGTGCAGACATACGGTTATCTggatttgtttaatttaatgtgtaaaatgacaTTACAGTATCCAAAAATGAATCAAAACGTGTAACGTTGACCAGCTAATCAGACAAAGGCCTTCCTTTTGTGTCTAGATGCAGAATGGTTGACGGCTACACACTAGAATTAAACGTGTTAATGGGCTTTGTCATTTCCACTGTGTATCCAATGAAGATTAAGCAGTGTCCAAGTGACTCCAGGGCAGCCCTATGTCCCATGGGTGTCAATTAACATCAATGGGCTTTTCAGCTACTCACTCCTTGCAGTCATCCGTCGAGTGATGTTCCTCACATGTTAATCTATAGTCAGCCAGACTGGCAATGCAGAGACATTGTTACTGATCTGTCAGGCTTTACCAGACAGGTCAGTAACAAGGTCTGTTTTGTGCCTTTATAATGTGTGCTTCTCTGTTCTGTATAATGGTCTGAGCTAATAACGTGGACGGCAATTAAAACAACTAACAGTTATTACAAGCCTCATTTTAGAACGTCTTTACAGCTCTAGTTGTAAACAAGCTATATTATGCACATCCAACACCAGAACTGAAACCaactaaatttacatttagtcatttagcagacgcttttatccaaagcgacttacaaatcGGTACAGTATCAGTAACTATAGAGGGAAGGTGCAAAATATTAATctgaaattaataatttcatCAATATCAATATCATTAACAACCTGGTACACCATTGGTCTTAATATAGGGCAACTATATACTGAATTACAGTGTTTAGCCATGTGGCAGCACCATGTCTTATAAGGAACAAGGCAATGAAAGCTGCTTAGTGGGCCCTGTGGTGCAGATTTGCATTTCACCACTCAGGGAATTACAGCAAGCAAATGAACAGAGAGGGTGGAGGGGTGACTGTCGGGGATTAGGGTTGTAACGAGCTTAAGAGAAAGGTTAAGAGATATTTCTGTGCCATCTATGTTGTATTACAGACACTGTTCacttatgtttgtatgtgtattcCCCACCAACTGACTTCATCACCACATCATGCATGAGGAAGGATgcatatacaaataaactggCTTCAAGTGAACTCCCTGAACACCCAAGTTTAGAAAACTTAGGTGTACTACAATTCTAAGCAAATTTTAGATGTTATTGTTAATGGTATTACGTTTAATTGCACAATTGCTTTTGTGCACAAAATGGACAAAGAGCTGATCACACGAAATATGCTTAAGAGAAAATTTTCACAAATTTGCAGATAACTGCAAAGCAGAATAATAGTAGAATACTCAAAaaccatttttttaaattataaaatattcaaacttACACACTTCTAATGTTAAATAGATTCAAATAATAACACGTGCTATTAATCATTGtgtaattaatgtaaatatgtaattttCATACCagaagcattttatttatttgacgCAGACGCATTGAATAAGTGATTGTAGGCAGCACACTATATTATTCAATGGATGTAATTAAATGTGGAGCTACTTTTACTCACACTAGTCTCTTTGCCATATACTCTCTCAGACAGAGGATGCCTAATTTctactgaagaaaacaaatgatcatGGCTGTCTTTTCTTCCCTTATTACCAGGAGTGAGTATTTCAGCCAATCAGGATGTCGAAACAGACATGGAGACCTTCCAGATGGAGATTgataaggaaaacaaaaaggctACATTCAGAACCAACGGTGGATCCTACTGGACTCTAGTGACTCATGGAGAGATCCAGTCCACCGCCACAGAAGTGTAAGTAAGCTCGTACAGCTTTAAAAATAAGTGCTTTCTTGTACTTGATCATTTGTCTAACCTAAACCTCTCAACCCCTGAACCAGAGAGGTCAACACTATGTTTGACATTGAATGGAGAGAACACAGGGTGGCAGTGAAGGCAAGCAATGGAAAGTATGTGTGTACAAAGAAGAACGGTCAGCTCTCAGCGGTCAGTGATTCAGTAGGTAAGAGCTTTCAGACAAGCTGCTACAGGTTCACTGCTCAGAGTTTGGTTGTAAAAGCCACCACAGGTACAGCTTTTTTGATGCAACAGTATCTTTTCTTCATAACAGCTGATGATGAATTATTCTTGATGAAACTCATCAACCGCCCTATGCTGATCCTCCGTGGAGAGAATGGTTTTGTCTGTCACCACAAGAACTCCAACACTCTGGATGCAAATCGATCCGTCTATGACATTTTCTCATTGATCTTCAATGATGGAGCATACAACATAAAAAGTCAGTGTTTTCATGACTGTGCAGCATATGAAATTTCTGCAAAGCAATCAATATTATGCATCTGGCATTTTGTAGATAATGGATCTACGGCAGCCATTGTGTGCTTAAAGTACTGTATATTCtaacaaaacatatttctgcAGGTGTGAATGGAAAGTTCTGGTACATCTCTAGCAGTGGCCTAGTGTGCTCAGATGGAGAAAAGCCAGAAGAATTTTTCCTTGAATTCCTGGAACATGGACGCATCGCCATCAAGGGCTCCAATGGCAAGTATCTTCGCGGTGACCAGGGAGGCACCCTTATGGGTGACGGTTCATCTGTCGATGCATCTTCTCTCTGGGAGTATTGATCCCTTCAATCtaaattcacatactttgtgACAATTTGTTATTTTGCAAATATGGCATAAGAAAGTTGCCGTCCAACCTTCTTTCAAACATATTGTGTCCACTATAGGTACAGTGACAACCAAATATATTTGATGGCACCGCACTGATCCGTTACTAAAATACTTGCTACCTAACTCAGTTTGCTGTTGACTTTAACACATCTTGTGCTTTTTCTATTTAGGAAATACACATATACGTATCCACACTGTTATCTCAATACACAAAGAATGGCTGGTACCAGTCGTAACACTCccagaaaaaaaatacagcatcaGCAAAGGGATGGGATAatatacactgtactgtatcagTTGCCTCTACAATGTAAATCCAAAGAGCACTTAGGTCGCCATCACTACTGACACAGTGGTACAACTGTGTAACATTTACTGAATAGCAATACAGAGCTCAGACATGATGAGGAACAAAGCAGATCAATAAAAATGCCATACTGTATATCCACATCAGCAAGAAACCAAAGGAGGATCACAATATTTGATGGACTACAAATCCTTTTTAATCTACCAGGTGTGAACTCAGAAAGTGCTTCTCTGGTGTTCTGCCTAGGGGCCTTAAACCACACTGCACTCTATAGCCCTTTATATTATGTTCTCATGTTCAGAGTTGGTGGTACGATTGGAAAATGTGATGGATTTTGTTAACAGACGTTTTGATTGAGTAAGATTATTTACTTGGATACCTTTAAGTGGAATCAGACACAGGCAATTTAAATAATGGCATCCTATAAAACGTGATGCAGAACCAAATGGGTTTGAatacagatgtttgtttgttttctgtatgtttacCTGTACTTGAAAGAAAAGTTCATTTATGAAATGAGAGCTATGTGCACTCACTGTGTCCAGTGGTTGTTGAACCAACTTACTTAAACCGACATGAATCTTTTCATCTAAATATGAATAAGACAGCAAAAACTGTAACTCAGTTGAATACTGAGGTAACCTACcttatataaaatgtgatcagtaGCCTCTAGGTGACCCTCAGCCCATTTTATAGGTGACACTTTTATACTTCGACACATGACacacaatatatttatatatatgctCCTGACTTATCAAGTTGCTACAGGCTGCCCAGACTTTATGGAACAGATGTTGGTGTGCACTACGGAGGACAACCTGAACCTGTACACAGTTTATCCTGTAGATTTTGTCTCAGTTAACTcccagaaagaaataaaatctgcagTAGTTTGAGTGTGATGTCCAAACCTGTGGTTTTGTAATGAGTGCAATTTGCAAATAATAGAGGACCATTTTAGAAAGCAAGATCTAAAAGGCTTGGTCAGCTATGCATCCTGTATTCGCTCTATAGAGAGCGCCTGGACATGTTTTAGAATGAATTTAAGATATAGCATTGTTTCTTGTTTTACCATCT of Anabas testudineus chromosome 8, fAnaTes1.2, whole genome shotgun sequence contains these proteins:
- the fscn2a gene encoding fascin-2a isoform X2; amino-acid sequence: MPTNGINRALKLQFGLINYENRYLTAEGFGFKVNASGTSMKKKQIWTLEQDEQDGQVVFLRSHLGRYLGSDKDGKITCASEKPEPDCRFLIVAQSDGRWALQSEPYLRYFGGSADYLSCFAQVIGEQELWAVHLALHPQASLLSVARKRYAHLSASDGEISVDSNIPWGVDSLVTLVYLEGKYSLKTCDNRFLSNDGKLVKENTNNTCFTLELKSGKLTFKDCDGKYLTPVGPTGTLRSGRCSKPGKDELFDLEESHPQVVFQAANKRFVSVKQGVSISANQDVETDMETFQMEIDKENKKATFRTNGGSYWTLVTHGEIQSTATEVEVNTMFDIEWREHRVAVKASNGKYVCTKKNGQLSAVSDSVADDELFLMKLINRPMLILRGENGFVCHHKNSNTLDANRSVYDIFSLIFNDGAYNIKSVNGKFWYISSSGLVCSDGEKPEEFFLEFLEHGRIAIKGSNGKYLRGDQGGTLMGDGSSVDASSLWEY
- the fscn2a gene encoding fascin-2a isoform X1; translation: MPTNGINRALKLQFGLINYENRYLTAEGFGFKVNASGTSMKKKQIWTLEQDEQDGQVVFLRSHLGRYLGSDKDGKITCASEKPEPDCRFLIVAQSDGRWALQSEPYLRYFGGSADYLSCFAQVIGEQELWAVHLALHPQASLLSVARKRYAHLSASDGEISVDSNIPWGVDSLVTLVYLEGKYSLKTCDNRFLSNDGKLVKENTNNTCFTLELKSGKLTFKDCDGKYLTPVGPTGTLRSGRCSKPGKDELFDLEESHPQVVFQAANKRFVSVKQGVSISANQDVETDMETFQMEIDKENKKATFRTNGGSYWTLVTHGEIQSTATEVEVNTMFDIEWREHRVAVKASNGKYVCTKKNGQLSAVSDSVGKSFQTSCYRFTAQSLVVKATTGTAFLMQQYLFFITADDELFLMKLINRPMLILRGENGFVCHHKNSNTLDANRSVYDIFSLIFNDGAYNIKSVNGKFWYISSSGLVCSDGEKPEEFFLEFLEHGRIAIKGSNGKYLRGDQGGTLMGDGSSVDASSLWEY